In the genome of Streptomyces sp. Tu 3180, the window TGAAAGCCACCGAGCCCGGTGAGGCCGCTCCCCGGCCGCTCACCCAGCTCAGCGCCCGGACCGCCCTCGAACGACCGCAGCTTCCCGGGCCGAGGGCCCCGCGGTGTCCACCTTCTTCGGGCCGGACGCGGCCCCACGGGGGAGCGGACGTCCGGCGCGGCGACTCCGACCGGGTGACGGCGGGGTGTCGGACGACGTCCTCAGGGCGTCCCGCGGTCCGCTCGACCTCGGCGAGGTCCGCTCGACCTCGGCGAAGTGCTGCGCCTGTTCCGCGACTGGGCCACCTCGGTGAGCGACGAGCGCCAGCCGCCCGGGCTGGAGCGGCGGGACCCGTCCGGGCGGGCCCGGGCCGGTTCAGACGGCGGTGGGCGCGGCGGTCAGCAGCCTGCCCATCGCGGCGAGCACCGTCGGCTCGACCCGGTAGTAGACCCAGGTGCCGCGCCGCTCGGAGGTGAGCAGGCCGGCCTCCTTGAGCTTCTTCAGGTGGTGGGAGACGGTCGGCTGGGAGACGCCGACGTCGGAGATGTCGCACACGCACGCCTCGCCGCCCTCGTGCGAGGCGACCGCCGAGAACAGCCGCAGCCGCACCGGATCGCCCAGGGCCTTGAACATCCGGGCGGCCGTCTCGGCCTCCTCCGCGGTGAAGGGGCGCTCGGTGAGCGGCGGGCAGCACGGCGCCACGGCCCCGCTCCCCTCGGGCCCGAGCAGCGGCAGCACCTTGGTGTTCGGCATGCATCTATGTTGACACACGTCGAACCAGGTGGATGTGCGCGGTCGTCGCGCGCACTTGGATTCGATACTTGTCTATGTTGACACTCGTCGATGCGGGTGCCATGCTGGCCGCACAAGACATCGACGAATGTCGAAGCAAAGGGGAGTCCAGTGGCTGTGTCCCTCGACGGCGTGCCCACCGCCGACCGTCTGCCCGTCGTCGTCATCGGTGCCGGGCCCGTCGGTCTGGCAGCCGCCGCCCACCTCGTCGAGCGCGGCCTCGAACCCCTGGTCCTGGAGGCCGGGCCCTCGGCCGGCACCGCCGTACGCGACTGGGCGCACGTGCGGCTGTTCTCCCCGTGGGCCGAGGTCACCGACCCGGCCGCCGAGAAGCTCCTCGCCCCCACCGGCTGGACGCGCCCCGACGGCGCCTCCT includes:
- a CDS encoding metalloregulator ArsR/SmtB family transcription factor encodes the protein MPNTKVLPLLGPEGSGAVAPCCPPLTERPFTAEEAETAARMFKALGDPVRLRLFSAVASHEGGEACVCDISDVGVSQPTVSHHLKKLKEAGLLTSERRGTWVYYRVEPTVLAAMGRLLTAAPTAV